Below is a genomic region from Pectobacterium polaris.
TTTTGGCTATGTGAATGGGTATGATGAACTCATTCTGAAGAAGTCGCTGTCGCCGACATCATTCAGCATCGTGTATTCGCTGCCGTTGAAGGTGCTGCTCTCCCATATCAGCGCATTGATGATCAATATGCTGGTACTGAATATGCTCTCGGCTATCTTGCTGTTTGTGCTGGCGCTGGTGTTTGAGCGGAAAATGCTATTGCCATCGGAAATCAATGCGTTCCAACTGGAAGAAAACGAGCAATTCAACCGTAAGATTGTCGCATCGGCACCCGTAGGCATTTGTATCCTGCGTATTAATGACGGCACGAACATCCTCAGTAACGAGCTGGCGCACAACTATCTCAACCTGCTTACCCACGAGGATAGGCTGCGAATTACCCGCATCATTTGCGAGCAGCAGTCTAAGTTTGTTGATGTCATGACCAGCCGCAATCATCACCTGCAAATCAGCTTTGTCCATTCGCGCTATCGTAATGAAAACGTGGCGATTTGTGTGCTGTTGGACGTCAGTGCACGAGTCAAAATGGAAGAGTCGCTACAGGAAATGGCGAATGCCGCCGAGCAGGCAAGCCAGTCTAAATCGATGTTTCTTGCCACGGTCAGCCATGAATTGCGTACGCCGCTGTACGGGATTATCGGTAACCTCGATTTACTGCAAACCAAATCGTTGCCGCAGGATGCCAACCGTCTGGTTGCCGCGATGAACAACTCTTCCTCACTGCTGCTGAAAATCATCAGCGATATCCTCGATTTTTCCAAGATTGAGTCGGAGCAGTTGAAGATCGAAGCGTGTGAGTTTGCGCCGCATGAAGTCATCAGCCACATTACCAGCAACTATCTCCCGTTGGTGGTCAAAAAACGCCTGACGCTGTACTGCTTTATCGATCCCAATGTACCGGTCAGCCTGTTCGGCGATCCCGTACGTTTGCAGCAGGTGTTATCTAACCTGCTGAGCAACGCCATCAAGTTTACGGACACGGGCTGCATCATTTTCGAAGTCGGCTGCCGCGATGGTTATCTGGAATTTGTGGTGCGTGATACTGGCGTGGGCATTCAGCCTCGCGAGGCGGTGAAGCTGTTTGATCCGTTCTTCCAGGCTGGGAGCGGTGTTCAGCGTCATTTTCAGGGCACGGGCTTAGGGCTGGCGATTTGTGAAAAGCTGGTCAATCTGATGGATGGAGACATTACCATTGAGTCGGAACCTGGGCTTGGCAGCCTGTTTGGTGTCAGAATTCCGCTCTATAAAGCGCGCTATGCCCCAGCGGCGATCAACGCCAGCCTGCAAGGGAAAACGTGCTGGTTGAGGATACGCAATGCCCGGCTTGAGGCTTATCTGCTGACGCTGTTGCAGGATCAAGGGTTGCAGGTGGCGCGTTACCAGAACCAAACCGTGTCGCCTGATGATGTGATGATTAGCGATTATGTGTCAGAAGAATCCGTTAACGTTCGGGCGCATATCGTGATGAGCGGCGCGCATACCGGGTCAGCGCAGGAAGTGAGCAACGGGCACTGGGTGCAAGGGACGTCCACACCTCAACATCTGCCGGATTTGCTGGAAAAAATCTATCGTTCAGAGAACGAGGATAAGACTCGTACAGAGATTTCACCGCCGCTGACTAACTATGTGCGAGCTGAGAATGGCGACATTATGATTCTGGTGGTTGACGATCACCCGATCAATCGTCGACTACTGGCGGATCAGCTAGGCTCTCTGGGCTATCAGGCAATGACGGCGAATGATGGCGTAGATGGTCTGAGTGTGTTGAGTAAAAACCATATTGATATCGTGCTGACGGATGTCAACATGCCGAATATGGATGGTTATTTGTTCACACGGCGTATGCGCGAGCAGGGATTACGTTTCCCGGTTATCGGCGTGACGGCAAATGCGTTGGCGGAAGAAAGAGAGCGTTGCCTCGGGGCAGGGATGGATCACTGTTTGTCAAAACCGGTTACGCTGGATACGTTGCAGCAGGCGTTGGCGCATTACAGTAACGTGGTGCGTCAGGCGAGAACATCCGAGGAATAACCTGCACCAGCGACTGCCGGTGCAGGAGGGGAGATGCTTAGTCTACCTGTGTCGCGCCGCCGTTAACGGAGGACAGGTAATTCAGCAGGGCGATATCGTTCTCGACGCCCAGCTTAGTCATGGCTGACTTTTTCTGGCTACTGATCGTTTTGATACTGCGATTCAGTTTTTTGGCGATTTCGGTAACCAAAAAGCCTTCTGCAAACAAACGCAGTACTTCACTTTCTTTTGGTGACAGGCGTTTGTCGCCGTAGCCGCTGGCGCTGATTTTCTCCAGCACTTTGGATACGCTGTCCGGCGTGAATTTCTTCCCTTTTTGCAGGGCAGCCAGCGCTTTGGGTAAATCGGTCGGCGCACCCTGTTTCAGTACGATGCCTTCGATATCCAAATCCAGCACCGCGCTCAGAATCGCCGGATTATTGTTCATGGTAAGAACAATAATAGAAAGGTGGGGAAAATGGCGCTTAATGTATTTAATGAGGGTAATACCATCGCCGTATTTATCGCCTGGCATGGATAAATCGGTGATTAAAACATTAGCGTCCAGCTTAGGTAGGTTATTGATCAGCGCTGTTGAGTCTTCAAATTCGCCAACCACATTGACCCATTCAATCTGCTCAAGCGATTTTTTGATGCCAAAAAGGACAATAGGATGGTCGTCGGCAATAATTACGTTTAAGTTACTCATCGTTTTGGTTACTCATCTTGTTGGCTACCTTGCTGCCCTTTAGGTTCTACTGGGGATAGTAATGCACTGACAAACCTCTCAATTT
It encodes:
- the rcsC gene encoding two-component system sensor histidine kinase RcsC — its product is MKYLASFQTTLKVSRYLFRVLAVMLWVLGALISVFYVTKVLNEKESELRQEYNLSFDQSQGYIRHASDIVRELQYLAANRLMLAREKAEPPTEGGPGVSVYSLAPGATCSTQYGGNAALLSLSHFFNGWQDNFSAVYDLNRVFFVGGDRRCMVDFGIRNQSLDRDNLLKNVQDRFQDQKKSRTQTGRDETVYWITPASIPDVGYLYALTPIYVDNKLEVIMGIEQTIRLDDFVTMGKFPISARLLDQYNQVVLQFSDDKERYASSVDGYPSDHNYFGYVNGYDELILKKSLSPTSFSIVYSLPLKVLLSHISALMINMLVLNMLSAILLFVLALVFERKMLLPSEINAFQLEENEQFNRKIVASAPVGICILRINDGTNILSNELAHNYLNLLTHEDRLRITRIICEQQSKFVDVMTSRNHHLQISFVHSRYRNENVAICVLLDVSARVKMEESLQEMANAAEQASQSKSMFLATVSHELRTPLYGIIGNLDLLQTKSLPQDANRLVAAMNNSSSLLLKIISDILDFSKIESEQLKIEACEFAPHEVISHITSNYLPLVVKKRLTLYCFIDPNVPVSLFGDPVRLQQVLSNLLSNAIKFTDTGCIIFEVGCRDGYLEFVVRDTGVGIQPREAVKLFDPFFQAGSGVQRHFQGTGLGLAICEKLVNLMDGDITIESEPGLGSLFGVRIPLYKARYAPAAINASLQGKTCWLRIRNARLEAYLLTLLQDQGLQVARYQNQTVSPDDVMISDYVSEESVNVRAHIVMSGAHTGSAQEVSNGHWVQGTSTPQHLPDLLEKIYRSENEDKTRTEISPPLTNYVRAENGDIMILVVDDHPINRRLLADQLGSLGYQAMTANDGVDGLSVLSKNHIDIVLTDVNMPNMDGYLFTRRMREQGLRFPVIGVTANALAEERERCLGAGMDHCLSKPVTLDTLQQALAHYSNVVRQARTSEE
- the rcsB gene encoding response regulator transcription factor RcsB, translated to MSNLNVIIADDHPIVLFGIKKSLEQIEWVNVVGEFEDSTALINNLPKLDANVLITDLSMPGDKYGDGITLIKYIKRHFPHLSIIVLTMNNNPAILSAVLDLDIEGIVLKQGAPTDLPKALAALQKGKKFTPDSVSKVLEKISASGYGDKRLSPKESEVLRLFAEGFLVTEIAKKLNRSIKTISSQKKSAMTKLGVENDIALLNYLSSVNGGATQVD